One Prunus dulcis chromosome 8, ALMONDv2, whole genome shotgun sequence DNA window includes the following coding sequences:
- the LOC117637952 gene encoding salicylate carboxymethyltransferase-like, whose protein sequence is MKVEQVLYMNGGVGKTSYANNSLLQRAVISMVKPIVGASIEELCCTLFPECLKVADLGCSSGPNTLLVVSDIIDSIHTTYQKLNRPPPSLQAFLNDLPGNDFNTVFRSLPGFYKKLDEEPEKKLGPCFIAGMPGSFYGRLFPDNSLHFVHSSYALMWISEVPKGLVTKEGVALNMGNIYIAKTSPPTVFKQYLEQFKRDFTVFLRSRAEELVPGGSMVLTTMGSIKSDDPLCIWEFVGLKLNDMVLEGLIEEEKLGTFNMPYYAPTTKEIEEVIEADGSFILQNLEVFKNDWDSYVKQANSGLDKKTRAAIFATDIRAVGEPILASQFGEAPMDDLFRRFEADVLDHMERENCQFINLVISLTKKR, encoded by the exons ATGAAGGTAGAGCAAGTCCTATACATGAATGGAGGCGTTGGGAAAACAAGCTATGCAAACAATTCCCTACTTCAA agaGCAGTGATTTCAATGGTGAAGCCCATAGTTGGTGCAAGCATAGAGGAGCTGTGTTGCACTCTTTTCCCAGAGTGTTTGAAAGTAGCGGACTTGGGATGCTCTTCAGGACCCAACACCCTTTTGGTGGTATCAGATATCATTGACAGCATCCACACAACTTACCAAAAACTCAACCGCCCACCTCCATCACTCCAAGCCTTCTTGAATGATCTTCCTGGAAACGATTTCAACACGGTGTTCAGGTCATTGCCAGGCTTCTATAAGAAACTTGATGAAGAACCTGAAAAGAAGCTTGGGCCATGTTTCATTGCAGGAATGCCTGGCTCTTTCTATGGCAGGCTCTTCCCCGACAATTCTCTCCACTTTGTTCACTCTTCTTATGCTCTCATGTGGATCTCTGag GTTCCAAAAGGCTTGGTGACCAAAGAAGGAGTGGCACTTAACATGGGGAACATATATATAGCAAAGACAAGCCCTCCAACTGTGTTTAAGCAATACTTGGAGCAATTCAAAAGGGACTTCACAGTCTTTCTGAGGTCACGTGCCGAAGAGCTCGTTCCTGGGGGCAGTATGGTCCTCACAACCATGGGCAGCATAAAGAGTGACGATCCCCTCTGCATTTGGGAATTTGTAGGACTGAAACTCAATGACATGGTTTTAGAg GGTTTGATTGAAGAGGAAAAATTGGGCACATTCAATATGCCATACTATGCACCTACAACCAAGGAGATCGAAGAGGTGATCGAGGCTGACGGATCTTTTATTTTGCAAAACCTTGAAGTTTTCAAAAATGATTGGGACTCTTATGTCAAGCAAGCTAACAGTGGCCTTGATAAGAAGACAAGGGCTGCAATATTTGCCACTGACATAAGGGCTGTGGGAGAGCCGATTCTGGCGAGCCAATTTGGAGAAGCACCCATGGACGATTTATTTCGTAGGTTTGAAGCAGACGTTCTTGATCACATGGAAAGGGAAAACTGCCAGTTCATTAACCTGGTTATCTCGTTGACAAAGAAGCGTTGA